GTGCGGTGGTAAAAATCCATGCGTAATAGCTATAGAAGTAGCCATTGGTAGACCGACTTTAAGATTTGATATCTTCATTCTTTTAGCTAACGTGAATACTAATGGAATAAGTAAAACAAATGCAACTTCTAAAAATAGCGATATACCAATAATAAACGAAGCAACAATCATCGCTAAGGTTACATATTTTTCACCGAATTTCTCAATCAATTTATCCGCAATTTTTGTTGCGCCTCCACCTTCTGATAATAACTTACCTAAAATGGAACCCAGTCCAAAGATTATAGCGATACTACCTAACGTATCTCCCATACCTTTTTCTACAACCTCAACGATTTTATCTATTGGCATTCCTAAAATAATACCCGTAAACATCGATGTCACAATTAAAGCAATAAATGTATTCATTTTAAGTAACATAATTAATGCAAGTAACACTAATACCCCAATAACAACACTGATCAGTGGCCAAATTTCTCCAAACATTTCCATCCCTACTTTCTATAGACCTTTTAACTATTTAATTTGTATACTTCTGTTAAAGTTTCAACGTCACCAACATTACCCGGGAAAATCACATATGCCATTTTTGGATATTTCGCTTCACTGTCTGTTAACCAAACGGGTACACCTTTAGTTACTTGTCCAATAACATCTGCTTTATGAATGTTTAGCCCTTTTGTGGCCACATCACTTGAAGTAATGCCACCTTTGGCAATAATAAATTTAGGCTGTACTTGTAACCCTCTGATAATTTCAACTAAACTATTTGAAATATTTGTTGAAATACTTAAATTATTTGTTAAGTCTTCTGTTTTTATAACGTCGCGAGAAGTGTAAATAACAATATCTTCTCCGTCTTTAATAATTTGTTCTACTTGAGTAATTTGTTCTGCTATATATTCATTTAAATTAGACTCTGTTACTTTTTTAATGTCAAACTCACTTTGTTTAATATTTGTATTATTTAATAAATGCTGTAGTTGATCAGACGTTTTCTTCACATGAGAGCCTACTATGATAATGCCACCATTATTATTCTGCTTATAATTTTTTAAGTTAATAATTTCTCCAGGTGTTTGACACATTGCTTTTACAAATGAAGCAGCTGTTCTAAACATAAACTTCTTCTCATGATTGGCTAAAAATTCTGTTAAACATGCCACAAAGTAGTCCATATCTTCGTCATTCAAAGCGTCTACAACGACTGCATCAAAATTATTTATTGATTCGAAAGTCTTAAATATTGCTGTCTTATCACGATTTCTAATTTGTTCTAATGTAATATGATAAACTTCGTTAGATGTAATAGCGCCATGACTTTTTTCTTCAATAAAATCTGCCATTGTTTCAGAATTAAAACCAAATGTTGTATCATTAGAAAATTCACTTTCTGCAACAGGCATATACGTATCATTTTCTTTTAAATAATGAATGCCATTATAAGTAAAACGATTACCTTCAAAAAATTCCGGCACATAAAATACCGCATCAAAGCCCGAAGTGGAAGCATCATTTAGTACTTTGGGCTCTAAATAAAAGTGTCCTCTTAAAGTTGAATCGCCTCTGCTTATAATTAAATATGGATGGTTTAATCGTTGTGAAACCCTTTCAATATTACTGCTTATTTCTTTATGTAAAGCAGTAGTTTCTTCTTCATTTAGAGCGCGCGAATTAGTTAAAATATAGAACATGTTATTCGATTGCTTGAAACCATCTTCCAATAACTCTTCAGTCCATTGTGTATATACCGGTAAATCCTTAACTGTTTGAGTACCAGTAGGATCATCATCTAATACGATTATTTTATAATTGAAAGAACTTAAATTTTTATTAAATTCGTCATTTTTTTGTTCATTTATCAACTTTTCATTTAACATTTTGTCACCTACATATTATTTATATTTTCGAAATATTTAATAATTCCAGAATGATCATTTAGTCCATTGCCTTGCGCAACTTCTGATTTATATATTTCTTTAACTTGGTTTGAAACAGGTAATGTTAAGCCGACAGTATCAGCAGTAGAAGTAACATTTTTTAAATCTTTTAAATTAATATTTAAAGTACCGCCAGGTTGATAATCTTCAGCAATCATTTTAGGAAATTTCGCATCCATAACCGTAGATCCTGCTAGACCACCTTTGATAGCTTGATACATTGCTTCTAAATCAATATTAAATTTTTTAGCTAATACTACTGCTTCGGATAAAGCTGCAATATTCGTATTAACAATAATTTGATTTGCCAACTTAACGACACTGCCAGAACCAACTTCACCTACGCGTATAACTGATTGCGCTATTGGTTCGCATACTTTCTTAATGTCTTCATAATCATTTTCATTGCAACCTACCATGATTGATAATTCACCTGTAATTGCCAATGGCTCCCCACCACTTACCGGCGCATCAATATATGATACTGAGTTTTCTTCTAAAACCTTACTAATTTCTAAAGATTCATTTGGTGTTAGTGAGCTTGTATCTATTACACTTTTTACATTGACTTGAGGTTGATTCAATATCGACTCTTGACCGCTATATAAAACGGACTTCACAATTGCTCCGTTCGGTAATGATAAGAATAAATAATCAACTTCTTGGGCCATTTCAGTAATTGATACTGCTTGAGCACCTTCTTTAACCATTTCTAGTTCTGTATCTTTATTCACATCATTTACTAGCACTGTATTTTGTTCTTTTAGAAAATTTTTAACCATGGGTTTACCCATAATTCCTAAACCTATAAATCCAATTTTCATAATATTACCTCCGTTGAAAACGTTTACTTTTTATAATTGTATACCTTTTCATAATAAATGTATACATTTTAACTTATAATTTTTTGTAGTAATATAAAAGAAAGAGGTGAAATTATGCATAGCAATAATGAATTAACGCTATATCAAAAAATTCGAAATGATATTATTTCAGGAGAATTAAAGCAATCTGAAAAAATTACAGAGGTTAAATTAGCTAAAAAATATAACGTCAGTAGAACGCCTATCAGAGAGGTTATTAAACAGTTAGAATTAGAATATTTTATAAAAGATTCTTATATTTTCATTCCAACCACTGAGGAATATAGAAATATATTTGAAATGCGCATTTTATTTGAAACTTATGCGCTAGAAAAAGCTGGTGTTATTTTCACGGACTCTGATATAGCAGAATTAAGAAGTTATACCGAAATTGATATAAATAGTGAAGATGAAGATCATATTTTAGAAATTAATGATAAGTTTCACCAAAAAATAATGAGTGCTACGAATAATCCATTCATTCAAGAATCCTATCAAAAGCTAAAAAGCTTTATCTATTTGTTTAGTAAAACCGTTATTACAAAGCGTCGCCCGGGTTTAATAGAAGAGCATGCTGAAATTGTGGAAGCATTAAATAATAGAAACATTAAAGAAGCACTAGCTTTACTAGAATCACACCTCAAAAAAGACTTAGAATTTAGCCTTTACTATTTATCATTTAAAAATTAAATCTTTCTGTCTTATTTTAGATATAAAAAAAGAGATCTAAATACTTATTTAAAAGTATTTAGACCTCTTTATTTTTTAATATTAACTTTCTTGATTAAGATAATCAGTAAGTAAGTTAGTGTATAAATCGATAAAAGTTAAATAAACGTCTTTATAGACATATTCGTCTACTTGGTGTGCTTGTCCTGTTTCACCGGGACCATACATCACGAATGGAAAGGCGTCATCTTTACCTTTCATTAAAAATGAAGCATCGGTCGTAGCTGTAGATGCTGTTAATTCTAAGTCGCGATTAAAGTATTTGTCGCCATATTGTTTAGTTAATTTTAAAAATGAATTTTCTCCCGTAGTATATACCGGCTCACGGTTAACATAAGGATTAACTTCAAGCGAAGCATTAGATTCTTGCTCAACTTTATTTTTAATTTTTTCAAATAAATCTATAAATCTCTTATTATCAAATTCTGGAATTGTACGCATATTAAATAAAGAAGAAGCATACTCTGGTATTGAGTTAACTTGATCACCGCCCTGAATAACAGTTGAATTCATCGTTGGCGTACCAAGCAATTCACTAGAAGTATCCACCTTACTATATTCAGCATTTAAATAATGAATAAAGTCTGTTAGCGGATTAATAGCATTATAACCCAATTCTGGCATAGAACTGTGCGCAGACTTACCTTTAGATGTTACTTCAATATCCATCGTACCTTTATGTGTATAGACGATGCCGTCTTGGGAAGGTTCAGCAATAAGTAATGCATCTACATCATTCATATAACCTTCATCGTATAATTTAGCTGCACCTGAACTTGTAATTTCTTCTCCAGCTGTAGCCATAAATCGGATAGTACCTTTTTTCAACGTGCCTGCCTTCTTAATTTCAATAAGGCTTAATGCTAACGCAACGAGACCTGATTTCATATCGGCAGAGCCTCTACCATGCAAACGCCCTTGCTCGTCTTCCGTTAATTTGAATGGATCGTAGTTCCAATTATTGACATCACCCGTCGTAACAACATCCATATGGCCTGAAACGCCTAATATAGGTTTTCCTTCACCAATTTCCGCAACTAAATCAGCTCTCGTATCAGAGTCATCCAATTTAACAATATCGGATTTAATGTCGTACGAAGAAAATAACTTTTGTAAATATTGAGCAACTTCAAGTTCCTTATCATTTACAGATTGAATTTCTATAATGTCGGACAATATTTTAATACGTTCTTCTTGAGATAAAACTCCCATATAACCACTCCTTCATAGTGAAAAGTTATTATTACACTTTAATATCTACCACTTTCTCGCGAATTCATAACATGGGCTAAATTAAAGCTCTGCGTAAATACGGTTGGTTTTATGTAGTATGTTGTTGAATAAATGCATTTATATCTTGTCGTTTGTGTAAATGATAAATGTTTTTGTCATCTTTTAATTTAGAGAATTTATTTAATAAAAATGGTTTTTTATGTTTAGGATATTTCCAAATATACGTTAAGAAAGTAAATGATATACGTTCCTTACAGCCGCTTCCCATATCGATTCTCGTTTTCCCTAAATTTTTAAATAATCGCGTAAATACTCTGTAATAGCAAATTATTCTCGGTAAGTCTAAAAATATAACTGTGTCTGCACACTTTAATCTATCATCCAATATATCCGTGTAATTCCCATCTATAATCCACTTTTCTTGTTTTAGTATTGCTTCTTGAATGTCTATCTTTTCAGCTAGATTTCGCATATTCCAATTGGGTTTCCAAAATAATGCATCTAAATGATAAACAGGTATATTCATCGCTCTTGATAACTTTCTAGAAAACGTAGACTTACCAGAGCCTGACGAACCAATTAATATAATTTTTTGCATAAGTTATCCCTCTCAGTTTAACGAGTAGTATTAGGAAAATTTGAATAATGTAAATAACAATATATAACGTAAATGCCATCATACATTACAACATTTAAAATTGAATACTCAGTTATTTTAAATGTGATTATACAACAAAAGTTCTATTTTTCTAAATTATTTGAATTTTTATATAAATAGTGTAAAATATATTACAATTTTAGATTAGGTGGTGTGTTTTATGTTTTTTACTAGATTAACTGAAAAAGAATATGGAAATTTTATTCGTCATTATCCAGTTCATTTTACGCAATCAGTAGATCAATATAATTATAGGGAACAAAATAAAGGGGATGTACATTTAGTAGGTGTAAAAAACAATAATAATAATATTGTTGCAGCTTGTTTATTATCAGAAGCAAGAGCAATGAAATTTTTCAAATACTTCTATTCACATAAGGGACCTGTACTAGATTATCAAAATAAAGAAGTAGTTCAATGCTTTTTTAAGGGATTAACTAAATATTTAAAAAAACAAAAAACTTTGTTTGTTTCGGTAGACCCATACATAATTGAAAATATGAGAGATGCAGATGGGGAAGTATTAAAATCTCATGATAATACGAAATTAATTCATCAACTTCGAAAATTGGGTTTTAAACATCAAGGGTATACAGTAGGTTATTCTCAAAAAAGTCAAATTCGCTGGTTATCTGTATTAGATTTAAAAGATAAAAGTGAACAAGATTTAATGAAAAATATGGATTATCAAACTCGTCGAAATATTAAAAAGTCGATAGAAATGGGAGTAGAAACAACAACTTTAGATATATCTGAAACAGATCGCTTTTATAAGCTATTTAAAAAAGCAGAAGATAGACATAATTTTAAGTATAGAGAAAATCCTTATGAGTTTTTTATAGAAGCTCAAAAAATGTACGCTGATCACTCAATGTTAAAACTAGCTTACATAGATTTAAATAAATATATACAAAAATTAAATAAAAAAGGCGACCAATTAGATGAGCAATTACAACAAATACAAGAAAAACTCTCTGACAATCCAAATTCAAAAAAAAGTAAATCTAAAGTAGAACAACTACAACAACAAATAAAGAGTAACGATAAAAAATTAGTTGAAGCACAGCAATTACTTGAAGAAGAAGGAGAAATACTAGATTTAGCTGCCGCATTGTATATATACAATAAAGACGAAGTATATTATTTATCTAGTGGTTCAGACCCTAAATTTTATCAATTTAATGGTGCTTATTGTCTCCAATGGGATATGATTCAGTTTGCTAAAAATCAAAATATTCCACGTTATAATTTTTACGGTATTACAGGCGACTTTAGTGATAATGCTGAAGATTATGGAGTTCAACAATTTAAAAAAGGATTCAATGCACATGTCGAGGAATATATTGGTGATTTTGTTAAAGCAATTCATCCAATTTTTTATAAAATATATCAAATCATTAATAAATAACGTTACCTTGATTAATTAAATTTTTACTATATTATAGAACAAACCCCTTAACAATCTATTGCTAAGGGGTTTGTTAATTGTTCTTATATCATGAATGTACTAACTCAATTTAAGATGAACTTTAAGTACTTTGGACTTACTAGCAACTATATACAAAACTAATAAAATCGTATTATTTAAATAATAATGAAATATATCAATAAACAAAGACCGGTACTTGTAACTATGCTTAACACTATCGTAGTGATAATTTTTTCTAACCAAGAGACGTGTGATAAAGCTATAAATACATATACTCCAAAAAGAAATATGCTTAGTAACAAATACATAATGAATTGAATCCCGATAAATGCAAAAGGATGACGAATCAATTGTTCTAAAAACTCCATAAGCAAACCATTCCTTTTTTAAATAAATCTATAAGTGATGAGAGCAAGACAGAAATCTTCTTTGTTTAAAAAGTTTTGTAGTCCCGACCCAACAGGGATGACTAGCGTCGTAAAAAGCTTTATACAAACGCATTTTCAATTCAGCCATCTACTGTAATTATAAAAATAGAGTCTGGAGATAATATTTTGTTCCAGACTCTTAATAATAATTTTACGCAATCATAAAACATTTATACTACTTAATAATATCAATAAGCTCTTTCTTAGATGCTGCACGTGCCGGAATCCAGCCGAATATAATACCGATTAATGTAGAGACACCTACGGCTATAATTATTGAGCTTAGACTGACCGCACTCTTAATCATTTTCGGAGTTAATGCATCGACACATGTCGCAATCAAAATGCCTAAGATCAATCCGATAATACCACCTATGAGACATAGTACGACACTTTCCACTAGAAATTGTATTTCAATATCGCGCCCTTTGGCACCGAAGGCACGTCGAATAGCGATTTCCTCGGTACGTTCAGCGACTGAAATATACATAACATTCATAACACCAATTCCTGCGATAAATAAAGAGATACCTGCTACGGCAGCTACGAAGTATGTGATGGAATCAAATACAGTATTAATATTTTTCATCATGGATTCCATATCGGAATACATATAACTGCCATCACTCGTACCCGAACCTTTTTTATTAAGTTGCTTTTCAACTTTCTTGGCTACGTCTTTCTTGTTGGCATCTTTATCAAGATTCAACTGCAACGTAGGCACATCTTGTGAGAGGTTGCCCATGTATTGTGAGAAAGTTTTACTTGGCATTTTGACGCTATTATCATTTTGTAATGACATCATACTCTGACCACTACTATTAGCTATACCAACGACTTTAAAACCTTGTCCTTCAATATAAAGTGACTTACCTAATGCATGATTGTTGAAAACGTCTTTGGCAAGTTTATGGTCAATCACGACAACTTTTTCTTGGGTATCGTTGGCATCTTCATTAAAACCTTGTCCTTTATCGACAGATTCAGCACTTTTTACTTTTGAGATATTAACGTCACCTTGTTTTTGAGAGTTAGTTAGTTTAGCTGAATATGAACTATCTTCACTTTCTTTAATTTTAGCGCTATTCACGCCGTTCACTTGTTTGGCAATATCGATATCTTGACGACTAAAAGGATTTTTCTTCGGTGCCTTCATATCTTCTGTCTGATAGGTGATAGAAGCTTGATGTTTCCCGGCACCTGCATCGGAAAATTGATCGCTAGCTGTTTTCTTAAATCCATTTCCTAACGACATAATCGTTATAACGGCCGCGATACCGATAATAATACCTATCATCGTAAATATGTTACGACGCTTATTTTTCATAATTGAACGAAACGAAACGGCAATAACATTTGCTAAGTTGCTCATTCAATCACCTCTTCTCTTTGTACACGGCCATCGAGAATATGAATAACCCTATCTGCCTTTTCGGCAACTTGACGGTCATGCGTCACCATAATCATCGTCGTTTGCTTTTCTTTATTCAGTTTCACAAACAACTCCATAATATCTTGAGACGTCTTAGAATCAAGCGCTCCTGTAGGTTCGTCGGCAATAATAAACTTTGGATCATTGATAATCGAACGTGCTATCGCGACACGTTGTTGTTGTCCACCCGATAATTTATTTGGCAACAAATTTTCTTTGTCATATAAACCGACATCATGCAAAGTAGCTAACACTTTATCTTTACGTTCTTGTGACTTCATCCCATTATAAATGAGTGGCACACTGACATTTTCCAAAATGGTATTATTTTGAATCAATTTAAAGTTTTGGAACACAAAGCCGACGGTCTTATTTCGAATATCTGCAAGATTGTTGTCGGAGCTTTTCTTATAGTTGTGATTATTAAATAAATACTCGCCTTCATATCCTCTATCTATAAAGCCAAGTATATTAATAAGCGTACTTTTACCTGAACCTGAGGGTCCCATAATAGCGATAAATTCACCTTCATTGATATGAATATTAATGTCTTTTAAAATGTGATTCGTTTCATTCCCATTTTTAAAATGACGATTGATATTTTTTAAGTCTATCATGAAGACACCTCAACTTTAGCGCCATCATTTAAAGTTTTCTTCGGATGTTTAATCACTTTGTCTCCTGCTTTCAGACCTTCTTTGACGATAATTTGACCGTTATTACGTTCGATTTTAATGTTTCGTTTATGTGCTTTATGATAACTGTCTACGACAAACACTTTGTCATCTTTTGTTAGGACGCTGTCTGGTAATTTCATCGTGTTAAGTGGAATACTCGCATCCATAGATAGACCTGAACGTACAGGAATGTCTAAATCACCTATAATAACTGTGTATTTAGAAGTATCTCCTTCTTTACCTCCTGATGGATCGTTTTGAACAGGGTTTGATGCTTGGCTAGCCCCACTATCTTGGCTATCTTCGCCTTGTGTACTCCCGGCAGACTGACCGCTTGTACTATCGTCATAACTTGTTGGTAATTCATTAATTTTGTTAATTTTACCGTGCCCTTTTTTACCATTACTCGTTACCGAAACATTTACTTTATCTCCTGTGTGAATCTTGTCTAAATCATATTCGGAAACCGTTGATTTAATTTGTGGATCATTTGAAATCAATTGTAAGATAGGTTCGCCATCGCCGACTTCGCCATCATTTTTAATGTTTACTTTACCATCAAAAGAAGCATACATACTGTCGTTGAGTTGTTTATCGTGTTGAGAAAGTTGTTGTTGTGCTTCATTTAGACTACTTTGGTCTTGCGTTAATTTACTCTGCACGTCTCTATCATTAGGACGTTGATTTGCTTGTTCTTGGTCATCATTCACTTGATTTTGTGCTTGATCAACCTTATTTGCTAGCTCTTGGCGTTTACTGCTATTCGTATCATAATTAATTAATTTGTCGCCTTGTTTAACCTTTTGGCCATCTTTAACTAACGTATTTTGAAAATCACCAACTTGGCTATTGTTGTTATATGTTTTTACTGCATTAGGTGAAGCTTTACCTTCTATGTTTATCGGGTTTTCCTTTTTTACTTCATATGTATCGTAGCCTTTATCCTTTTTTGAAGAGCTGCTATTGACTTGTTTTAAAGTGAATGCAATCGCTACTAAAGCAATAATTGCAACGAGGCCAATAACAATCCATAACCATTTCTTTTTCAATTGCTGTGCACTCCTTATTTTCATAGTTAACACAAGCCTATCATAATTACACAACAAAAAATATATTACATAATAATTTTTTGTGATTAATAAGGATTAATGAACTTTTCTTTGTTTTATTTATTGTGTTTTAGTTTTATTTTAATTTAATACAAAATATTGTTAATTAAGTATTTTTTTATAAATTATCTTGTGTTATGCTTTGTTACGAAAAATAATACATATGGAGACGTTAGTGCTCTATTATTTATCTAGTATTATGCTTAATTTTTTAGTTCTTATTCTTCGAAGAAAACTATATTACTAAGCTTTTAAAACTTCTGATAATCATCGATTATGTAAATTATTTTCATATAACAGTCAAATAAAATTCAATTATTATAGATAACTATATAGTGGAAATATTCAACATATTTAAATAATCTTAATTTATCTGATAAAGTAGCCTCACTGTATTTTTTACAGCATAAAAAATTCATAGAAATGATTTCTAAAATTTTTGTGTAGATTATAGACAGTCCATTTATTTTTATTGGTTAATTTTTCAAAAATCATTTTCATTGCCTCTTTACCAGTTCCATTATTTGTTCATTTTGAAAAATGAACATTTTATATATGAACATTAAAAAACTCTTTATTTAAAAAAGCCTTTTAATGTTATTATTTACATACAATGATATATTTGAACAATTTAACATTATTAGCAAAAATTATGAGGGCCAAATTTATGGATATAGTGACAAAAGTAATTTCATCTATAACTAGTTTTATAGCTGTAATATCAACAATTTCTTACGGTGTTAGTCGTGTCGTAATTCACTTTAAAAATCATCCAGAAAGTAAGTTTAAAATTTTGATTAGAAGTATAGCTATTAGTATTTTAATGTTTATTTTTGTGAATTTTCCTGCATTAATGATATTTATGATAATTAATAACAAAAATAGTGTTTTCTATAAATACCAAAATATTATTGTACTAATAACAATGCTTGTATTATTTATTACTATCATTTTCACATTTGTATGTTTTTTTGTTAAAGAATGGCATAAAATCAAATATGCGTTTTTTATAGCAGCTGATTATAAAAAATTTAACAGCTGTAGGTGCTAAGAGATGGTCGATAACTGTTAAAATTGAACCAATTTTTAATTGTCCCCTTTTTAAATTTTGCAATTTATTAATTTCTAACCTTACCTTAGACAATTCACTAAATATATTATAGCTGTGCTCCAGTAATATTTGTCCCGTTTCTGTTAAAATATTTCTTTTCCCTGTGCGTTCAAACAATACTGCTCCTATCTCATGTATCAATAAATTTATTTGTTGACTAAGCGAAGGTTGAGCTATGTTCAATTTTTCCGCCGCACGAGCAAAGTGTATTTTCTCACACAAAGCGACAAAGTATTCTAATTGTTTCAATTCCATTTGATAGCCTCCTTAAATTAAATGCTTATAAGTAAAATTAAAAAACAAGGATTAGGAGATGAATAATCTCCTAATCCTTAGTTATGTAGTCTAATAATTTAAACATTACTTCTTTGTTTTCTTCTGGAACTTTATAATCAATGATTTCTTTGGGAGATTGATTTAATACAGAATCTACTGCGTAAGTAAAATCATTAGTAACAATTTCTTTAACATCAAAAGGTCCTGGCTCAAAATGGAATTGTAAACCAATAACATTATTATTTAGTAAAAAACCTTGGTTTGTTAAATACTCACTTGAAAACAATAATTCCGCATTTTTAGGTATTTGGAACATTTCTTCATGCCAATGTAATGCTATTAATTCTTTAGGCAAATCTGGAATAGTATTAGTTTCTAGATAAACCTGATCCCAACCCACTTCTTTTACTGGTGACTTACTTACTGTATAACCAATAGCTTTTGTTATTTGTTGAGCACCATAACAAGCCCCAAACATTGGTTTATTATCTTTCAACAGCTCTCTAATCAAATCTCTTTCTTTAAAAATCCAGTCATTTGAATCATTTGGGCTCATTGGACCACCTAAAATTATAAGCAAGTCTGTTTCTTCTGCAATTGGCAAAACCCCATTATAGAAATAGGGATGGTAAATGTATAAATCATGACCTCTTTCTTTAGCCCACTCTCCAATAGACCCGACACCTTCATTTGGTGTGTGTTGTAAAACATTAATTCTCATTCAGACCCTCCTATTTTATAATCATATAAATATAATTATTTGAAATATAATAAGTAAAGTTAATATTGAATATTATAATAACTTTTCTCATATAATCGTAATCAGTATATTACAACTTTTGTAAAAAGCAAGTTGCTTTTTTAATAATATTTTTATAGTTGATAAAATTAATCATACAAATTTAAGGAAGGTGAACATCATCAATAAACAGCGCTCGAATTATACAATTATAGAAAAAATTAAAAGATACATAATTGATACAAATTTAGAAATTGGCGATAAGCTATCAACAGAAAAAGGAACTCTGTAATATTTTGAATGTCAGTAGATCTACATTGATTACTTTGTTTATTTTTTGGTAAAGGGAAAATTTCATACGCAGTTGAGGCTCCTAAATGGAAATTACTTGGTGGAGTTTTATGAGTTGTCTATTTAACAGTTATTGTAATTAGCGTTCCATTTGTTGGTGTTGGTATAACAATGGTTTCTGTAATTATAGGTCAACTAATAATTAGTATGATTGTAGAGCATTTTGGTTGGCTTGGTAGTAAAAAATCTGAAATCAATAAGGAAAAATATTTGCAATTATTTCAATGGTAATTGCACTCATTTTAAT
The Staphylococcus kloosii genome window above contains:
- a CDS encoding four-carbon acid sugar kinase family protein, producing MLNEKLINEQKNDEFNKNLSSFNYKIIVLDDDPTGTQTVKDLPVYTQWTEELLEDGFKQSNNMFYILTNSRALNEEETTALHKEISSNIERVSQRLNHPYLIISRGDSTLRGHFYLEPKVLNDASTSGFDAVFYVPEFFEGNRFTYNGIHYLKENDTYMPVAESEFSNDTTFGFNSETMADFIEEKSHGAITSNEVYHITLEQIRNRDKTAIFKTFESINNFDAVVVDALNDEDMDYFVACLTEFLANHEKKFMFRTAASFVKAMCQTPGEIINLKNYKQNNNGGIIIVGSHVKKTSDQLQHLLNNTNIKQSEFDIKKVTESNLNEYIAEQITQVEQIIKDGEDIVIYTSRDVIKTEDLTNNLSISTNISNSLVEIIRGLQVQPKFIIAKGGITSSDVATKGLNIHKADVIGQVTKGVPVWLTDSEAKYPKMAYVIFPGNVGDVETLTEVYKLNS
- a CDS encoding NAD(P)-binding domain-containing protein yields the protein MKIGFIGLGIMGKPMVKNFLKEQNTVLVNDVNKDTELEMVKEGAQAVSITEMAQEVDYLFLSLPNGAIVKSVLYSGQESILNQPQVNVKSVIDTSSLTPNESLEISKVLEENSVSYIDAPVSGGEPLAITGELSIMVGCNENDYEDIKKVCEPIAQSVIRVGEVGSGSVVKLANQIIVNTNIAALSEAVVLAKKFNIDLEAMYQAIKGGLAGSTVMDAKFPKMIAEDYQPGGTLNINLKDLKNVTSTADTVGLTLPVSNQVKEIYKSEVAQGNGLNDHSGIIKYFENINNM
- a CDS encoding GntR family transcriptional regulator, coding for MHSNNELTLYQKIRNDIISGELKQSEKITEVKLAKKYNVSRTPIREVIKQLELEYFIKDSYIFIPTTEEYRNIFEMRILFETYALEKAGVIFTDSDIAELRSYTEIDINSEDEDHILEINDKFHQKIMSATNNPFIQESYQKLKSFIYLFSKTVITKRRPGLIEEHAEIVEALNNRNIKEALALLESHLKKDLEFSLYYLSFKN
- a CDS encoding ArgE/DapE family deacylase — encoded protein: MGVLSQEERIKILSDIIEIQSVNDKELEVAQYLQKLFSSYDIKSDIVKLDDSDTRADLVAEIGEGKPILGVSGHMDVVTTGDVNNWNYDPFKLTEDEQGRLHGRGSADMKSGLVALALSLIEIKKAGTLKKGTIRFMATAGEEITSSGAAKLYDEGYMNDVDALLIAEPSQDGIVYTHKGTMDIEVTSKGKSAHSSMPELGYNAINPLTDFIHYLNAEYSKVDTSSELLGTPTMNSTVIQGGDQVNSIPEYASSLFNMRTIPEFDNKRFIDLFEKIKNKVEQESNASLEVNPYVNREPVYTTGENSFLKLTKQYGDKYFNRDLELTASTATTDASFLMKGKDDAFPFVMYGPGETGQAHQVDEYVYKDVYLTFIDLYTNLLTDYLNQES
- a CDS encoding DNA topology modulation protein → MQKIILIGSSGSGKSTFSRKLSRAMNIPVYHLDALFWKPNWNMRNLAEKIDIQEAILKQEKWIIDGNYTDILDDRLKCADTVIFLDLPRIICYYRVFTRLFKNLGKTRIDMGSGCKERISFTFLTYIWKYPKHKKPFLLNKFSKLKDDKNIYHLHKRQDINAFIQQHTT
- a CDS encoding aminoacyltransferase; amino-acid sequence: MFFTRLTEKEYGNFIRHYPVHFTQSVDQYNYREQNKGDVHLVGVKNNNNNIVAACLLSEARAMKFFKYFYSHKGPVLDYQNKEVVQCFFKGLTKYLKKQKTLFVSVDPYIIENMRDADGEVLKSHDNTKLIHQLRKLGFKHQGYTVGYSQKSQIRWLSVLDLKDKSEQDLMKNMDYQTRRNIKKSIEMGVETTTLDISETDRFYKLFKKAEDRHNFKYRENPYEFFIEAQKMYADHSMLKLAYIDLNKYIQKLNKKGDQLDEQLQQIQEKLSDNPNSKKSKSKVEQLQQQIKSNDKKLVEAQQLLEEEGEILDLAAALYIYNKDEVYYLSSGSDPKFYQFNGAYCLQWDMIQFAKNQNIPRYNFYGITGDFSDNAEDYGVQQFKKGFNAHVEEYIGDFVKAIHPIFYKIYQIINK
- a CDS encoding ABC transporter permease codes for the protein MSNLANVIAVSFRSIMKNKRRNIFTMIGIIIGIAAVITIMSLGNGFKKTASDQFSDAGAGKHQASITYQTEDMKAPKKNPFSRQDIDIAKQVNGVNSAKIKESEDSSYSAKLTNSQKQGDVNISKVKSAESVDKGQGFNEDANDTQEKVVVIDHKLAKDVFNNHALGKSLYIEGQGFKVVGIANSSGQSMMSLQNDNSVKMPSKTFSQYMGNLSQDVPTLQLNLDKDANKKDVAKKVEKQLNKKGSGTSDGSYMYSDMESMMKNINTVFDSITYFVAAVAGISLFIAGIGVMNVMYISVAERTEEIAIRRAFGAKGRDIEIQFLVESVVLCLIGGIIGLILGILIATCVDALTPKMIKSAVSLSSIIIAVGVSTLIGIIFGWIPARAASKKELIDIIK